Proteins from a genomic interval of Trichoderma breve strain T069 chromosome 2, whole genome shotgun sequence:
- a CDS encoding cyclophilin type peptidyl-prolyl cis-trans isomerase/CLD domain-containing protein gives MAPTQLPESGNPLVFFDITLGGEPLGRITFELFKDVVPKTAENFRQFCTGESKDAGGRPQGYKGSKFHRIIPNFMCQGGDFLKGDGTGSTCIWGYKSFDDENFNLKHEQPGLLSMANAGPNTNGSQFFITTVPTPFLDGKHVVFGKVVDGLDVVTKMEATKTGYRGKDVPNMEVTIAQCGEM, from the exons ATGGCGCCCACACAATTGCCAGAGTCGGGCAACCCTCT GGTCTTTTTTGACATAACTCTGGGGG GCGAACCCCTCGGTCGCATCACATTTGAGCTCTTCAAGGATGTAGTCCCAAAAACTGCCGAAAACTTTCGACAGTTTTGCACCGGAGAATCCAAGGACGCTGGCGGTCGTCCACAAGGATATAAGGGATCCAAATTTCACAGAATT ATTCCAAACTTCATGTGCCAGGGTGGAGATTTCTTGAAAGGCGATGGAACGGGATCTACCTGTATCTGGGGCTACAAGTCATTTGATGACGAGAATTTCAACCTGAAGCACGAACAGCCCGGTCTACTGTCCATGGCG AATGCTGGACCCAACACCAACGGTTCTCAGTTCTTTATCACCACTGTTCCCACCCCCTTCTTAGATGGCAAGCATGTTGTCTTTGGAAAGGTTGTTGATGGGTTGGACGTGGTCACTAAGATGGAGGCAACAAAGACTGGCTATCGAGGAAAGGATGTGCCCAACATGGAGGTCACTATTGCCCAATGTGGAGAGATGTAA
- a CDS encoding zinc-binding domain-containing protein: protein MGNGAKAQQKRERNNEKGGKAAKSQLKVNAQAMDIQCQICKSTFLKTTKAPALLEHAQNKHSKGLPECFPTFVASS, encoded by the exons ATGGGCAAC GGCGCCAAGGCACAGCAGAAGCGTGAGCGCAACAACGAGAAGGGTGGAAAGGCTGCCAAATCGCAGCTCAAAGTG AACGCCCAGGCAATGGACATCCAGTGCCAGATCTGCAAGTCGACATTCTTGAAGACCACAAAGGCTCCCGC ACTTCTGGAACACGCCCAGAATAAGCACAGCAAGGGCTTGCCCGAGTGTTTCCCGACTTTCGTCGCCAGCTCATAA